One Candidatus Hydrogenedentota bacterium genomic window carries:
- the rfbD gene encoding dTDP-4-dehydrorhamnose reductase yields MNVLIIGALGQLGKALCTEFQEDHVLQADLDSTDCPLDITDHSAVLKCLQDFKADLVINTAAYHDLVHCESHPDKAFAVNAAGAMGIAQACRQINARLVSISTDYVFGGDSQNRNLPYRESDLPQPLNVYGTSKLAGEHLVMTNWANHLVIRTAALYGHSPCRGKGRLNFVETMVDRASTGATLRAVDDEWTTPTTVDVLAHQIKVLAEKAAPGLYHATCKGACTWYEFAQTVKEILNLEMDVLPVQSREFQIGVRKATYTVLDNYKAEKAGLDIMPHWRDALKKYAATRCNASNVTA; encoded by the coding sequence ATGAATGTTTTGATTATCGGCGCCTTGGGGCAACTCGGAAAAGCTTTATGCACCGAATTTCAAGAGGATCATGTACTGCAAGCTGATCTTGACAGTACCGACTGTCCTTTGGATATCACCGATCACAGCGCCGTTCTTAAGTGTCTTCAAGATTTTAAAGCGGATTTGGTCATCAATACAGCGGCCTATCATGACTTGGTTCACTGTGAATCGCATCCGGACAAAGCCTTTGCTGTGAATGCTGCCGGAGCCATGGGAATCGCGCAAGCTTGCCGGCAAATCAATGCCCGATTGGTCTCTATCAGCACAGATTATGTCTTTGGCGGTGATTCCCAAAATCGAAATCTGCCTTATCGTGAATCTGATCTTCCGCAACCCTTGAATGTTTACGGGACAAGCAAACTTGCCGGTGAACATTTGGTGATGACCAACTGGGCGAACCACCTTGTTATTCGGACGGCGGCCTTATACGGCCATTCTCCTTGCCGGGGAAAAGGCCGGCTTAATTTTGTTGAAACCATGGTTGATCGCGCTTCGACGGGAGCGACCCTTAGAGCCGTTGACGATGAGTGGACCACGCCTACCACTGTCGACGTGTTGGCGCACCAGATAAAGGTATTAGCGGAAAAGGCGGCTCCGGGCCTCTATCATGCTACCTGCAAGGGTGCCTGTACATGGTATGAATTTGCGCAGACTGTTAAAGAGATCCTCAACTTAGAGATGGACGTGTTGCCCGTCCAAAGCAGAGAATTTCAGATCGGCGTACGAAAAGCAACGTACACAGTTCTCGATAACTACAAAGCGGAAAAAGCCGGCTTGGATATCATGCCCCATTGGCGGGATGCACTAAAAAAATATGCGGCCACGCGATGCAATGCATCAAACGTGACCGCATAA